Genomic window (Musa acuminata AAA Group cultivar baxijiao chromosome BXJ1-9, Cavendish_Baxijiao_AAA, whole genome shotgun sequence):
CTAGTTAGTTGAACATTATGCAGATCGTGGAGATGGCCAGAGACTTACAGGACTAATCTAACAAGCTTATAAGAAAACATCGCACAATGATAAGCTCCATGCAGAACACATACCTTCTCCACGGCAGTTGTATCTGGTGAAAGATTTTTTGCAGCTACACGCATCAGAATATCTCTTGAACTGATATGGAAGAAACACAGGAAAGGAGGAAGTAAGATTCTCAGCAGGGTTGATAGTAAAGATGATGCTGTTCAAGAAAACGCACTTAGATTTAGAACTGAAGGGCATACGTCAGTATTCCAAGTGGCTTATTTCCACTGGTTACAATTGCAGAGCTCATTTGAAATTCAACCATCTTCTTGGTGGTAGCTAAAACTGACTCAGTTGGTGAAACTGTAAGATGCCTAATACAATGAACTTCACAATAAGAAGATCATCCTCTAAAGACATTCAATCAGAAATATGTTTAATCTGAACAAACATCTATGATAAAGGCACTGTGGAGCAATCATCTATAACATAAGCATTGTTAATGATATGGTTTATTCCCAAAAAATATATTACCTACTTTGAGTTCCCTTGAACAATTGTTGACAATGATGGCTGAAATACTCGCTCTCGAAgagcttcaataaatgtaccaggCCCTGGATAAAAGTGAAATTcacatataaaatttttataatcaaattgaagataaaatatttCCACAAAAGAAAATAGAAACAATACCCTTTTTTATGAACAAAATAGCAAATATTAAAGAAGTTGAGGGAGTAACAGTAGAACTGTAGAAGATGGAGGGAGTGAAAAAGAAACATATGCATTAAACCAGCAAAATCACATACGAATATTCATCAACAATACATTAGCTGTTGATATTCTGTCGACACAGACCAGATATAGATGTTCCCCAGTTCTTCTCCACCCCTTCCACGGTGACTTGAATAGCTTTTCCCTTCTCAGCTGTTCTCTCCAGTCGTGCAATAGCATCATATAGACACTTTGCAATGTCAAGCAAAGCGATTACTTCACCATTCTCAACGACAGGTAAATGTCTAAACTTGCCtgaaaatagaagaagaagaagaagaagaagaggaagtaaaATCTTTAACTTGATAGGAATAGGTAAAATACCCCATGGTTTTAAGTCAATACTAACCGAGGACCATCTTCTGCAATGCTTCCTCTGCGAGCATGTCAGAAAGAACAAAAATGGGATTTCTTGTCATCACTTTCGAAACTGGTGTATCCTGAAGCACCAACTCACTGGCAATGACTCTGGTTGCTATATCCTTCCAATTCAAACAATATGAAACCAGCACTAAACTTTTAAGGGACTTAATTTTCCAAAATTGATGAATGAAAATATGGTATAACAACCTTGTCTGTGAGGATTCCACAGAGCAAAGCATTTGAGTCAGTCAGCAATGCAGCGTCAACCCTACAAGCAGCCATCCGTCGGCAAGCCTCCAGCACCGTTGTACTGTCAGGCATTGTCAACGCTTTCGACAATCGTAGCCTCTTCACGGTTCTGTCACCACTCAAACTCCTGCTTCCAGAAGAAACAGGAGCTGTATAAAAGTACTGAATTATCACATCAAATGTAACCATCCCATAGGTCAGCAAGGAAACTGACGATATGATTAATCTCATGTCATCAATTTCAAGGTGAGTTACAAATCTAAAAGTCTCCTACCAAAATTTTAAGAACGTACTTCACATTACCTGCTTTATTCACAACATAAGCATCATGATCATCAGCGAACATCTTGATTTAGCAGTACAACAGATAAAGAGTAGGATAAGAATTAGAAGTTTTGACCAAAAATTTCCGCAACAATCATCTTCTTCAAGAGCTTGATGCGATTCTATGCATTCGTTTAGAAGTAGAGGCATACGATTAGAACAACGAAATGATTGATCGAAGAAAACATCATTCTGTTCCACCCACCGATCGGAGAAATTTGACACAAACATTACAAGAATATTCATTTTTTGCGAGAAACAAAATGTAAGTAGAAACCGATTGAATCAAGGCAGGCAATAGAGGGAGCGCACAGAGAACGAGGGATGGGCGCCTTCCAACCGGTGTTCCCGATCTCTGGCTGCTTTTTCCTCGCCGGCGAGCTACTGAACGACGAGCTCCTCCTCGAATGGCCTCGGCGGTCCATCTCCGGTTGGCCCGAATCCCCACCGGAAGTACCAAATCTCCCGCGAGATGGGCAAGGAAGCGCTTAGGAGCACACCGGGGAACGGAGGACTCGAGCTGTCACGGTGTCCTTCTTCTATTATCGCGCCTCTTCGTCCCCGTTTCGAACGGAACGGAGGgcttccatcaccgctcacattctCAAATTAAGGGGAAAACaatagtttattttattttattttagcacTTTGACATGAAATGTTATGCCCATTAAACCAAACACCCACGATGCACCCACCAATCTATGGAGATGGTCGGGAAAGGTACATCTTTGTGTTTCCAGGTTGGGTGGCTTTACGGAAAGAAAAGGTAGCTTCCTTGCGTGCCGCCAAATGGCAGGTCGGTTAAAACACAGCTTAACAAAGACTAAttccatattatttattatatttattttattttatttttcaaaatatacTTAAATATcctctaatatttttttaaaaaaaataattataaaattacatataattaattatatatatattaattacatATAATATCTCTCTTGCATTATCATCTTGTACTGAATGCTATAATTAAAAATCATATCAATGCATGTCATAGGAGATTCATCAAGAAACATTTTAATGGTCaagatgttgtgtgtgtgtgcgtgttgaTTTGTACATCTCATGATGCGAAATTACCGGTCGATGGTGTCCGTGCGTTGAGCATTAAAAGAAGATGATGATACAACACTGTTTTGAGAATATTCCAACGTTGATAACCATCTAAGATCTCCGAGCTGAAAGATACAAGGGGAAGGGAAAGGGTTTCAGATATAGAGATGGGCCTTCAAGATGACGAGGAAGAGCAAGAGGAGCAAGCCGAAGAGAAGAGCATGAGCCAAGATGGCGACGACGCTGGTCTTCATGTTGAGGAAGTCCACCGGGCGATGCTTCCCCGGCAGCTGCAGGATGACGCCCGGACACAGGAACGCAAACAGAGCCGTGGCGATGATGGAGGGAGCCCAGTCCTTCATGGCTCTCCCAGAAGAAGGATGAGTAcagaagaaggaaggaaggaaggaaggaaggaagaatgAGCCAACATAAAGCCACCGCCTCGGATGCCAATATGCTCAGCGCACCATCAGAGACGACGGGAAAGCTGGGGAACGCCGCAATCATTTCATGGAATCCACCTTTATACGTGTGCTGTATGTAGACTTGGATTGAATATGATCCATGCAACGCATACCAAATCGGTGTGTGCCGGGAAAACTGGCTTAGATTAAGGAAGGAGCACTCGATTCGATTAATCAACTTGGTTGAACATTAAGGAGTGGATGGATGGAGAATGATTCGTTAGAAAAGCTATCTATCTTCCTTCATCAATCGATATAATCCTCAACAGCTTTCGTTACGGCGAGTGGGGAATCGAATCGGATTCTTTGCTCATTTTCTTTGGCATCAACTCAAGAAAGAGCTTTGGTTTCACAGTATTAAGTCCGCATACTTACTTGTCATTGTTATTCTCTTTGGCATCTCAAGAAACCTTTCGTTTTACTGTTTTATGTAATTGTGTTTTGTATAACAACATGAAGAAGAGTATGTGTAATTTTTCTATTGCTTGCTTGAACTAAAACCCAATAATTCCTAGTTTTGTTTGTACCTCAATCGATCTCAAAGTTCATTAAAGGATCATGGCATTTCAAATCATCGGACGTATACTTCTTCGGTTTTCTAGTGAAAAGAAATCAGTAACATCCTCGAGAAGCTTTAATAGAATATATAGTGAGCGCAAGAATGATCCATGTGAGTTACAGCTttacaataacctttaaatactgTCAACGAGAGGGCATGTAAAGAAGTGCGTGCTCGTCAATCTATTATCATGTCGCAAGCTTTACCCTCTTgtcataataattatatatataatatatccctTCAAATTTgacaagataaataaaaaaattaaaagatatatGTCTTTTCAAGCATTAAGCATAAATATGTTACGTTAAATTTAAAGTGTTTGAAATTGTTGAGTGATATTATATCGTATGAATCGATTATGTGATACTGAAGTATTAGCGACAACGAGATATCGTTATATGAAAAGAAAATATCGataataaaaatatgaatcaTACGATAAGAACGTATTAATCACGTGACAATGAGGTATCCATcatattgttatttttatttttagaattttctaATAACATTCTTCTCTAAACGTTTCAGATATTAAGTAAAAAGAAAAATTCCGTTAAAAAAAactcgattttttttttatttaggaaTTCTCTCGTTAATTTAAATTCGTCCGTTAAACCCGATTTAATTGGTGCACAACACGACGACAGAGTCCCACAGAAGCGTGAGAGTGACGTGTGCAGTGGAGATTAGTGTCCGCCACAGGCAAGCCACCGACACCGTGCAAATTCGTGACTTGTGTGGTGTCGTGGGGATCATCCAAAGCGTCACGTGAGGTCGGCCATCGGTGAGTGGAGAGAAGAGCCGCGTCGGACCTCCTGCGCCACCACGTGTTCCCACAGCTCTCCACGTGTTGCGCTCCAGAACCATCCTCTGTCGTCGTTTATGCTCGTTTCTTTCGTATACACGCATCCGCTACCCGACTCATAATAAAATAACACATGTTGGGCCCACTTTCTTGCATAACTGGACATCACAACCGCCCCCGCTCTGTCTCTATAAGATGCTTTCTTGCTGGGAGGGGAGAACAACATAAAAAGGGGTTCATGGCGGATTGGGGgccggtggtggtggcggtgatgCTGTTCGTGCTGCTGTCGCCGGGGCTGCTGATCCAGCTTCCGGCCAGGGGGAGAGTGGTGGAGTTCGGCAACATGCAGACGAGCGGCCTCTCCATCCTCGTCCACGCCATCCTCTACTTCGCTTTCGTCACCATCTTCCTCATCGCCATCGGCGTCCACATCTACGCCGGCTGACACGCCACCACCATCACCTCCGATGGATGGTCATAATTAGGTTTGTGCTATCTGGATTTCTAAGAGGAGGATGCGTTGTTGTGTCGTGTCGGAGTACGGTCAACGAAAACATGTTCTTGGAGATTAGCTTGATGCCGAGCTTGATTTGCTGTTGTTCCTCTCATCTCGGGAGCAGTAGCTTCGGTGATTAACGAATGACCAGAAAGGCGTCATCTCCTTCGGTTGTCTCTCTGGTTTATAGTATGTGTTTGTGGAGTGTATCACTGCCATCTACCAAGTTCTGAATGATATATAGATACTGGTACTTCGATTCGATGGAAATGAATATTTTCCATGAAGTGATAATAACGAAAATAAGAGATCAAATTATTTATCTTTGGACTATCGGTAGATAATTTAAGACTGAAAAATAAGAAATACTATTCCTATTGCTATCTAACCCTCAAGGGTTCGAGGGATTGTTAGTTTTGGATGAATACGGTTTTGTCCTTTCGGAGTCATAGAACTCCCGACTCCAAGGTGTCTCTAAGAATAAGACCTCAAAGGATAAAGGAGGCACGGTTATCTTATGAGTCCTTGGCTTCCCCACTTCTTAATCGATGTGAGATTAAGTTGGTCCTATCAGGTGACTCTCCTTCTTTGGGAGTCAAAGAGGGTTTGGGCCACTCGGGTCTCACGGTAGGCGTCAATTTGAGATGAGATCATTTGGTCCCTCTCGATGAGGGATTGTTTGCTTTGGATGAGTGCGATCGAATCCGTACGATTTTGTCTTTTCGGAGTCACGAAGCTTCAAAAGACATCTTTGATCGTCTATCTTTGGGTTATCGGTAgtcaatttaagataaaaaaaaagggatattATTTCTATTGCTATTGATTTGTCAATAGTTCATGTGAGCACATACCGATGTATTATTGATAAATTAGTTGAATTATTGATAAATCAATAGCAATAGGAATAGTATCTCTTTTTATTAATCTTAAATTGACTATCGATAGCCCAAAGATAGGGGATCAGAGACTGGTACTTTGATATATAGAGACCGGTACTTCGATTAATGGAAATGAATATTTTCCCATGAAGTGATAATAACGAAAAAAAAGAgatcaaattatttatttttggacTATCGATAGATAATTGAAGATTAAAAAACAAGGGATACTATTCCTATTATTATCGAACCTTTTAGGGTTTGAGGGATTGTTCGTTTTGGATGAGTACGATCAAATTATTAACAAATCAGTTGAATTATTGACAAATCAGTAGCAATAGGAATAGTATCTCTTTTTATTAATCTTAAATTGACTATCGATAGCCCAAAGATAGGGAATCAGAGACTGATACTTCGATTAatgaaaatgaatatttttccCATGAAGTGATAATAACGAAAATAAGAGATCAAATTATTTATCTTTGGACTCTATTGTTATCGAATCCTTTGGGGTTCGAGGGATTGTTCGTTTTGGATGAGTACGATCGAATTCGTACGGTTTTATCCTTTCGAAGTCACAGAGCTCCAAAAGGTGTCTCTAAGGATAACGGAGGGACGGCTATCTTATGAGTCATTGGCTCCCCCACTTCTCAATCGATGTAGGACCAAGTTGGTCCCATCAGGTGACCCTCCTTCGTTGGGAGCCAAAGAGGATTTGGTTGTCTGCTTTGGGTGAGTGCGATCGAACCTTTTGGGATATCGGTAgtcaatttaagataaaaaaaagggaTATTGATTCGTCAATAGTTCTATGTGAGTTGCTATGCTAAGCGATAGAGGACCACTTggtctgtctcaatgtaccttgggggtgcaagaaattaaatttaaaaaactcACGGTTGCCTTATGACCCCCTGGTTCCCTCGCTCCTCAACCGATATGGGACTAAGTTGGCCCTATCGGACGGCGGTCTCCGATGATGAGCCAGGGTGTCCTCTGTGCTGTCGGTGGATATCGGGTGGTGGAAGAAGTCGCCGCCCCCACCCCATGTTTCATGGTGAGCAGACCCTCTCCTTCACGGTGCGGAGGACGGGGAAGGGCATGGCGAGATAAAAGAGAGCTTTGCCTGCGCCGTAGAACAAGGACCAAACAGCATTTGAAACCAAATCATCATAGCTGACAGCAACTTAGGAGGAGAACCAAATAGCATTCGAGTACATACGACGCTTGGGACTACCTCCCTCCGAAGGAGGTCTTTATAGCAGGTCATTAATAACATATAGATCATCCGACAGTAATTGACATCATGTTTGCCAGTTATATAAGCAATCATCAGCACAAGAAATAGGAGCATTCCTCGCTAGCATACAACACATAATTAGAGGCACCCAGAAATGCCGGTCTTATCTTGCTGTCAAGCAAGCCATCCTGGCACGTAGCTACTCACACTCGGCCCAGGTGTTGCCGCAGCAATCGCCATCTGATCTGGATGATACCTGTGGAACACACAACCATTCTTGAAAtcgattgatgatgttatatgagTTTTAGAGTCAAAACTGTCTTGTGCAGGTTTAACATGCATCAAATACCCCGACTTTTTAACCTTATCAATGTGACgactctttctcttttctttttcaatCTTCGTCATGAATATTTCTTAGTTCATGTACGCTAATCTACCATTTCTTTACTCCAATAATAAATAGCATGGGATGGAGAGACAATCTGCTCTGCCTTCGATGTCATCATACACAGTGATCGTGTGAGGGACGGAAGAAGAAGAGCAGGAGTTACCCGATTTGAAGAGTAGGTTCGCATTCTATGGGTTGGAAGAACCCGTCACCCTGCGGCTGTGGTTGGTGGCGGCAGTAAGCCACAGCATGAGCATTAGGATCCCACAGTTGTTGCTGATTGGCCTGGTTTCCTTCATCCATCTGCATGACACATGAAAACCATGACAATGTGATGACCGGTGTATGCTATACTAAACGCTTTCTCGAGTATTAGATTGCATGAGCATCAGAATGCCTCTTACTCTTATCTTCAGAGCTTTATTAGCTTCACAGAGCATTTGTTCCTGTCACAACTCAAAAAACGATGTTACTCGAAAACATAGTAAGAACTAAATATGCTCACAAGCATTTCATTTTGCAATGATACCCTTCTTTGGAGATCAGCAAGTTGGTCAAGCATGCACTGCGTCTGTCAAAGGATCATACAAGTTCATGGTTAATAGCTGATGTGTTTAGCATTTGCTTAACAATCGCTTAACTAGCTGATGAACAAAATATAAGTGAGGCCTATCAAGTGTCGCTACCGACAACTTCTATCAGGAGACTGAACATTACCCTTGTCGATCGTATTTGTCGCAACGATGCATCGAGTTGGCGCTCCAGTTGCTCGAGCTCCTTGATGCTGAGTGGCCCCAGATCCTCCCCCAGCAGATTTCTATAGTCGCAAAGAAGATTAAAAATGGACAATTACTCCTTTTGATGATCTTCCAAAATTCCAGTAAAAGAAAGGAAGACTAAGGTCGATGGATGGATGGCAAAAGAAGTTCACCTTTGTGATCGTTGTAAGGCTTCAACACGTGCCTTGAGCTTCAAGTACTCCTGTTGGCTAGTCTGCGTTTGCCAAAACAAGATGTGAACTCGCAGCATTGCCTGAATTTAACATCATCATTAAACTTAGAAAACACAAATAATTCATCGAGGAAGCACATCCTTTACATAGTAACTACTTATATTTCTATACTGCTGCAACTGCAATGAGCCTTCTGGTTTGCACATCCGAAATCTGAAGGCACTAGACAGACTGTTGCAGCATTTTGCTGAATAATCTTATTCTGATTGTTGAGAAATCATGTAGGAAAAAAATGGTCAACCTATCCGAGAATTTCCAGTTATACAAGCAATTAAGATTTACTATCAATCTCTAAAGTATCTCAACTGTTTTCTTCGTCCAGTTTCGTGTGATAGCATGTATTACATCTAAGAACCCTTAGAATGGTGGCGACTAGACTCCCAAGTCAAAGCATTTTCTGGTGATACCATAAATAAAATGACTACCATGTTAGTTGATGATTTTAGAATTTGATGCAAACTAGGGAATGAAATGCTTCTTGTCTGGAGATTCAATAAACAAAGGGTGTAGCCTGAAGACAATAAAAGATGGAATAAACTCGAAGCGTTAGACATCAGATTATTTCATTCTCTAATTACCAGAAGATATGAAAGATGCAGAACTACAGCAGAAGCAcaagagagaagaaaagggagaaaatgTGACGTTGCAAGAATACGGATAAGATCAACAATAATCAGAAAAACAGGTCTCATGTGGTCGGAGAACATTCACATTTTGATGTGTTCATTTGCTAATTTCTCTTTAGCACTTACTGATTTATTAATTGTATGTGCTTTGTCATCCAACATTCACTAGCATGTTTCTCCACTAAAATTTGAAAgggacaagaataaaaaaacatcCAAAAGAACAACTTTTCTTTAACTAGCAGGATGGAGAAAAGTTCAGCAACTACAGCAAGCTGTTGCTGTGAATGCAAAATCTAGCTCATACGGCTACTGAACATGACCAATTTTGATGATGCTATGAAAGACAAAGGTCTGCCTGTGAGGTCCATTCATTTTCTTTCCTTGCTTTAGTGGCTCTAAGTTCATATATCATAAGAGAAAACACCCAcaggaatgtccacctatctaatACATATAACTTGCTCACAGTGTTACATAACAAACATGCATTCCAACCTAAGTAACTCTCTGCCATGTAATCAGTTTATATCTATAAAATAAGAAAAGCAAAATTTTGGTAAGAATTATGAAAAGCCAAACAATTTTTAAGTATATACACCTCAAAAACTAATAGTTACATATATATAACACCTATGCAGGGCGGCAGTCGAACTTGAAACTATTTTTAAGAGGAGCCATAAAAGTATAATACTTATGTTAATGTACCTTCCCTAGCATAGAAATTAACATGTATCGTTgataaacgaaaaaaaaaaaaaaaaacatagttaAGTTTTAATAGGACCTAAAAGAAAGTCAACAAAAAAATCTAGTCTCGAATTTCTTTAGTTGAATAGTCATGTTGCCCTTTAATCTCACATTTTcccaactttttatctctaaagatATGGTAGTTTGTTTCTTGTTTGAATAGTCATATTGAAAATGCTtatcttatttctttttcttaattGTTTTTCTATATAAACAAAAAGACTAATTTCTTTTCCTCTTTGAAGGGGAAAAATGATCCCAAGTTTTGTTCCTGGCAATTCTGATGGTTCAATATCAAATCCTGAATATTTAACCAAAAGATGCTATATATAATTAACATAATAATATACTAGTAAAacttaaaaaagaaaaggagaacaaGTTATAAGCTACAGGccatataaaaattatttaaaggaAGAATATAACTCTTTGAATGAAAAGGAAGCAAATGAAGAATTATTCATCATAATGAAAAGGAGGCATTTAACTCTTTGAATGCTGAAGCATTTGTGCATCACATATTCTTTCCTGACTAGATCGTATATATGACAAACTTCCAAGATTTGACCAATTGAATAACCACAAATAAGTTAAAAATTTAAACTCTATCTGGAAATTGATATTGCTATGTTGTGTCCTTTGTTGATTCctcaaacaaagaaaaagaagaagcaaaacttggAAGAGCAAAAGATCTAAACTGTGCCAATAAACTGAGTATATGCTAGACAACTGAAAATAACTAGAGATAATGAAAATGTGGAGGTGAGAAGCCATGAAATTTCATGACTCAGGTAAATTCTTCAATGTCCTGTATTCTTATATATGttgtattatttaataatttttttcataacaTTTTAAAGGATCAGATATCGTAAATAGGTAACATATAGGTAAAGGAATGTTTATATTTCAAGTTTACATtacaattattaaaaatattttgtccAATAATGATCCTACCAATTTGATTTGTCCAATTCCTGAACCAATGTTGATCGTGAGTCTACCAACCTTGATAATAGCAAAGACTATATAGTAATAGTGGCCAATGGGAGAATTATCGATAGTGGTTCTAGTGATAGAAGTCTAAGTCCCTTCCTACTGACCATAACTTCATATTTCTTTCTATCTAATGATTTCATAACTTGATTAATTGACTGTGCTAAAAAGAACAGCTAAAGTGAACAATGAATTTAGTGCTACTTTAATTAAATGATCAAAGGCCCACTTATATGTTCCTATATAATTTTACAATAAAGAAAAGAGTAGTTAACTGAAAGCTTCTTTGGAAACCATAACGTTATTTTTCTAGATTATCCCTTATCTAATAGAAATTTGCTATTCCACCATCAACATTTCACTACAAATTTTACAAGTTCATTTGCTACtaattttccttcttcttttttgttttttgttactTCTCTCCTGCAtatcatgagattttttttttaaataaccaTGTCTTTAGCAAAATTCTTTACTACTTACTGCCAACCTAAAAATTAGcattattttttaacttaaaattgtATAATACCAGTATACcattataatatatttcatggAAGGCATGCAAACTAACAAAAATAGCATGTGTTatcctctaaatgatgatgcagaAAGTACACATTTGGCTAATAGGTTGACAAATTGCACAAACTGTAACTAATTTTTGTTTGTTATTTCTATATAGTTTAAAATTGCAACCCTAATTTTACAATTGAAAGGTGCACCAAGAAGGTATTGATGATATTCTTTGAGGACAGGCAAAAACCTTCAGAGCTTAAAACAAATGGACACTATAGTACTATGTTGGTATGCAAATGAAAACTATAATACTATGTTGGTAGTCATGAACACCCACTTCCCCCATATATCTCAATGGCCCTCAAATTTTTTTATGGATTGCAAATCTATTACTCTATGATCTCTTAATTTTTGGCTCTTCCATTTCACCAAATAAGCACAAAGTGATAAGACAAAGAATTACAAAAATTAGAACACTCGCAACTTGATGCAAATGATGGCATACAATCAATTTTTAAGTTAACCGATATAAACATATCAACCATCTATCTAGCATTTGCAAATTCCCATTGGGATATCTTTGAAATTCTTTGCAACTTTCTTAAAATATAGTTCTATAGGAGAAACTTGGATCTCATTACAATCTTCTTGTCATACTTAATTTCAATGATCTTATATAATATAGAAACAATACAAATTTACGAGTTTTTAAGGAATTCAATGACaattaatagtatttgtattcagATCCAACCTTAGATGAAATGTTGGACTTTGAAAAAAACTCTATAGACTTTAGTTGTTCATTTTTCCTTTTTTCCAGCTTCTTTGGCTAATCAACTACAATTAATACGATGTCATGATGGCAAATGGTTTCAAATGTCAAAATTTCTTGAAGCTTTGCATAATTGATGGGCCACTATAGCCATGTTTTTGTTCGTTCATAGACCAAATCCAACAGAACAAATTTGAGAAAAATAACTTTTGTGTAaagcaaaagaagagaagaaagctGATCCTTAGAATCCAAAAATATTTTACTTGGATCTCccttgatattatatttgtttCCGGTGCCCCGTAGTTGCATTTCTGGTACCTCTCCAGTGTCTTTAGCATACTGTAAAATTAATAACAAAAGCAAGCCATTAGAATAGAAAACAgcctatgaaaaaaaaaaaaaaaaaaaaaatatatatatatatatatatatatatatatatatatatatatatatatatatatatatatatatcatggttGGTTGTGATCATTTGTTcaactcaaaacaatcaaatactAAAATATGCATTTTCtgttatggaaaaaaaaaattcagtagCCAcaatcaaaaaggaaaagaaaataaagtcaGCTACTAATGAAACTGTTGTACATTGTCAAAACTTAAAAGAATGATTTGCAAATGAAAACATAAAGTTTCCCATAATATTTATTGTTTAAAAGAATGTAGCTACATGTTTAATTTTTAGTGAATACGAAGTTGCAAAATGAGTAAAATATTGCATTATTCTCTCATCATGTTTTACTCTCAGATTTTCAATGGTCATATATTTTCT
Coding sequences:
- the LOC135592304 gene encoding uncharacterized protein LOC135592304 gives rise to the protein MADWGPVVVAVMLFVLLSPGLLIQLPARGRVVEFGNMQTSGLSILVHAILYFAFVTIFLIAIGVHIYAG
- the LOC135586841 gene encoding agamous-like MADS-box protein MADS4 translates to MGRGRVELKRIENKINRQVTFAKRRNGLLKKAYELSVLCDAEVALIVFSNRGKLYEFCSSSSMLKTLERYQKCNYGAPETNIISREIQTSQQEYLKLKARVEALQRSQRNLLGEDLGPLSIKELEQLERQLDASLRQIRSTRTQCMLDQLADLQRREQMLCEANKALKIRMDEGNQANQQQLWDPNAHAVAYCRHQPQPQGDGFFQPIECEPTLQIGYHPDQMAIAAATPGPSVSSYVPGWLA
- the LOC135583411 gene encoding CBS domain-containing protein CBSCBSPB5-like isoform X1; translated protein: MDRRGHSRRSSSFSSSPARKKQPEIGNTGWKAPIPRSLSLSGDRTVKRLRLSKALTMPDSTTVLEACRRMAACRVDAALLTDSNALLCGILTDKDIATRVIASELVLQDTPVSKVMTRNPIFVLSDMLAEEALQKMVLGKFRHLPVVENGEVIALLDIAKCLYDAIARLERTAEKGKAIQVTVEGVEKNWGTSISGPGTFIEALRERVFQPSLSTIVQGNSKHLTVSPTESVLATTKKMVEFQMSSAIVTSGNKPLGILTSRDILMRVAAKNLSPDTTAVEKVMTPNPDCRGIDTSILDALHTMRAGKFLHLPLTDRNGNVVAVIDVLHIMHAALATFESTSAVGNEAAISVMQKFWGSAMATGPLEEDDNTRSEGSTKLTSEVTDMVGSSYPSSNLPDMFSFKLEDNKGRMHRFHCETQSLTYLITSILERVGDDINKNHLAQILYEDEDGDKVILASDSDLAEAVDHARLAGWKGLRLHLDYSGTGGGKKGGGSRRMDLLNMDAWAAAYNMVAAGAAVMAGLGMMAYLKRFGS
- the LOC135592302 gene encoding uncharacterized protein LOC135592302 — encoded protein: MKDWAPSIIATALFAFLCPGVILQLPGKHRPVDFLNMKTSVVAILAHALLFGLLLLLFLVILKAHLYI
- the LOC135583411 gene encoding CBS domain-containing protein CBSCBSPB5-like isoform X2, translating into MDRRGHSRRSSSFSSSPARKKQPEIGNTGWKAPIPRSLSLSGDRTVKRLRLSKALTMPDSTTVLEACRRMAACRVDAALLTDSNALLCGILTDKDIATRVIASELVLQDTPVSKVMTRNPIFVLSDMLAEEALQKMVLGKFRHLPVVENGEVIALLDIAKCLYDAIARLERTAEKGKAIQVTVEGVEKNWGTSISGPGTFIEALRERVFQPSLSTIVQGNSKHLTVSPTESVLATTKKMVEFQMSSAIVTSGNKPLGILTSRDILMRVAAKNLSPDTTAVEKVMTPNPDCRGIDTSILDALHTMRAGKFLHLPLTDRNGNVVAVIDVLHIMHAALATFESTSAVGNEAAISVMQKFWGSAMATGPLEEDDNTRSEGSTKLTSEVTDMVGSSYPSSNLPDMFSFKLEDNKGRMHRFHCETQSLTYLITSILERVGDDINKNHLAQILGLRLHLDYSGTGGGKKGGGSRRMDLLNMDAWAAAYNMVAAGAAVMAGLGMMAYLKRFGS